One region of Danio rerio strain Tuebingen ecotype United States chromosome 5, GRCz12tu, whole genome shotgun sequence genomic DNA includes:
- the si:dkey-98f17.5 gene encoding uncharacterized protein LOC569123 (The RefSeq protein has 2 substitutions compared to this genomic sequence) yields the protein MSGSKKPRAVANPLESTITTPSERILKECHTLYIDSENGLVKIAESLGVRLLPPRKKIIVMIMGNHSAGKSSFINWYVEEHIQKTGVAIETQGFTFITSGRKRESLTGNATLHLYPHFRPLLEFKGVTDYLSAEISTSKQKKFSLVTFVDTPGLVDGDMVYPFDVNSAITSFGEQADLIFVFFDPMGQALCKRTLNIVEKLSEKCGDKLRFYLSKADEAGKETDRQRVMMQIVQELCRRPGLNKCGFEMPTIYIPNPQKPSRCINQIDEVCETIEKSINQAVQKTLDQLEKDCNLIVSTINQTLEQDRMNVSFNKSNRFNSFLCGVLGVLLPSLFILSFIISTFAPEELDSLVGEGLAKTLYFSTAIVVYLWDWIPEDGQIVFVLIFGALCYFMLFLAKYFARQGSKTLSKREKKKLVECSDYIQDVVKSKKRKLYEEYLRQCAAEYDF from the exons GACTGGTAAAAATTGCAGAGAGCTTGGGAGTGAGACTTTTACCGCCACGCAAAAAGATTATCGTTATGATTATGGGAAACCATTCTGCTGGAAAAAGCTCCTTTATTAACTg GTATGTGGAGGAGCACATACAGAAGACAGGTGTTGCCATAGAGACACAAGGCTTCACGTTTATAACTAGTGGAAGAAAACGAGAGTCATTAACA GGAAATGCAACGTTACACCTATATCCACATTTCAGACCTCTGCTGGAGTTCAAAG GTGTCACGGATTACCTGAGCGCTGAGATTTCCACATCTAAACAGAAGAAATTCAGCCTGGTGACGTTCGTGGACACTCCAGGGCTGGTGGATGGAGATATGGTGTACCCTTTTGACGTCAACAGCGCCATCACTTCTTTTG GTGAGCAGGCGGACCTCATCTTCGTGTTTTTTGACCCGATGGGCCAGGCACTGTGCAAGCGGACATTAAACATTGTTGAGAAGCTGAGTGAGAAGTGTGGAGATAAACTACGCTTTTATCTGAGCAAAGCGGATGAAGCCGGgaaagaaacagacagacag CGAGTGATGATGCAGATTGTTCAAGAGCTGTGCAGGAGACCTGGACTCAACAAATGTGGCTTCGAAATGCCCACGATATACATCCCCAACCCTCAAAAA cCCAGCAGATGCATCAACCAGATTGATGAGGTGTGTGAGACCATTGAGAAGAGCATAAATCAGGCTGTGCAGAAAACACTTGACCAGCTGGAGAAAGACTGTAACCTGATCGTCTCTACTATCAACCAAACACTGGAGCAGGACCG GATGAACGTGAGCTTCAACAAAAGCAATCGTTTTAATTCCTTCCTGTGTGGCGTTCTGGGAGTCTTCCTGCCTTCGCTCTTCATTCTCAGCTTCATCATCAGCACTTTCGCTCCAGAGGAACTGGATTCTCTTGTAGGAGAAGGATTGGCCAAAACACTCTACTTTTCTACA GCAATAGTGGTGTATCTGTGGGATTGGATTCCTGAAGATGGACAGATCGTGTTTGTCCTCATCTTTGGGGCTCTGTGTTACTTCATGCTATTTCTGGCCAAATATTTTGCACG TCAGGGCAGTAAGACGCTGAGtaagagagagaagaaaaaactGGTGGAGTGCAGCGATTACATCCAGGATGTCGTCAAATCCAAGAAG CGCAAACTGTATGAAGAATATCTTCGTCAGTGTGCGGCAGAGTATGAATTCTGA
- the si:dkey-98f17.5 gene encoding uncharacterized protein isoform X1 yields the protein MQRYTYIHISDLCWSSKLYYIVGVTDYLSAEISTSKQKKFSLVTFVDTPGLVDGDMVYPFDVNSAITSFGEQADLIFVFFDPMGQALCKRTLNIVEKLSEKCGDKLRFYLSKADEAGKETDRQRVMMQIVQELCRRPGLNKCGFEMPTIYIPNPQKPSRCINQIDEVCETIEKSINQAVQKTLDQLEKDCNLIVSTINQTLEQDRMNVSFNKSNRFNSFLCGVLGVFLPSLFILSFIISTFAPEELDSLVGEGLAKTLYFSTAIVVYLWDWIPEDGQIVFVLIFGALCYFMLFLAKYFARQGSKTLSKREKKKLVECSDYIQDVVKSKKRKLYEEYLRQCAAEYEF from the exons ATGCAACGTTACACCTATATCCACATTTCAGACCTCTGCTGGAGTTCAAAG TTGTATTATATTGTAGGTGTCACGGATTACCTGAGCGCTGAGATTTCCACATCTAAACAGAAGAAATTCAGCCTGGTGACGTTCGTGGACACTCCAGGGCTGGTGGATGGAGATATGGTGTACCCTTTTGACGTCAACAGCGCCATCACTTCTTTTG GTGAGCAGGCGGACCTCATCTTCGTGTTTTTTGACCCGATGGGCCAGGCACTGTGCAAGCGGACATTAAACATTGTTGAGAAGCTGAGTGAGAAGTGTGGAGATAAACTACGCTTTTATCTGAGCAAAGCGGATGAAGCCGGgaaagaaacagacagacag CGAGTGATGATGCAGATTGTTCAAGAGCTGTGCAGGAGACCTGGACTCAACAAATGTGGCTTCGAAATGCCCACGATATACATCCCCAACCCTCAAAAA cCCAGCAGATGCATCAACCAGATTGATGAGGTGTGTGAGACCATTGAGAAGAGCATAAATCAGGCTGTGCAGAAAACACTTGACCAGCTGGAGAAAGACTGTAACCTGATCGTCTCTACTATCAACCAAACACTGGAGCAGGACCG GATGAACGTGAGCTTCAACAAAAGCAATCGTTTTAATTCCTTCCTGTGTGGCGTTCTGGGAGTCTTCCTGCCTTCGCTCTTCATTCTCAGCTTCATCATCAGCACTTTCGCTCCAGAGGAACTGGATTCTCTTGTAGGAGAAGGATTGGCCAAAACACTCTACTTTTCTACA GCAATAGTGGTGTATCTGTGGGATTGGATTCCTGAAGATGGACAGATCGTGTTTGTCCTCATCTTTGGGGCTCTGTGTTACTTCATGCTATTTCTGGCCAAATATTTTGCACG TCAGGGCAGTAAGACGCTGAGtaagagagagaagaaaaaactGGTGGAGTGCAGCGATTACATCCAGGATGTCGTCAAATCCAAGAAG CGCAAACTGTATGAAGAATATCTTCGTCAGTGTGCGGCAGAGTATGAATTCTGA